In Porites lutea chromosome 7, jaPorLute2.1, whole genome shotgun sequence, a single window of DNA contains:
- the LOC140942839 gene encoding uncharacterized protein, with the protein MYKNVVKERAQMLRIYLPHLKYFQRGSRSVCQVRHYNLFVTRIRSLTDEHKLSSTATSSSLRGGYKLKNTVTSLIPFIQARTLHASRWLHGHLLEMLEDLQKKKKVKSKQDQLASSFNIVRQIQMETDPDELLEIYNALKNETNVDHENLAVLSAQVALFNRFAYLAARQDGYRLTSDDRVVAATGHLANIIRWKSKLCEPTHLATTVHGIATLGVNDISYFIHFEREIKSRDPTLFTNADLAMILWAYGKAQFRAKHLYKIIRNEIMARDLSTFKVKEICQFLWSYARTLEKGAKLFAVLREEILRRDLTEFEERSLTIILWSFSEVGLNVKPLFRCIKQEILQRGLACFTNQQLAQIASSYAQQNIRSPDLFQEISAEIIERGDLDFAPVGVVMIANSFAKTKNYIRDLFKLIENHLITQDLSVYEPLQLVRFLWAFTNASLMTEPLFLKLTKEILLTDFSSFNDLALEELVKSLEGSLLRAPELVAATEAELVRRSEAPV; encoded by the coding sequence ATGTACAAGAACGTGGTAAAAGAAAGAGCGCAGATGCTGCGGATTTATTTGCCTCACCTGAAATATTTTCAACGAGGAAGCAGGTCAGTATGCCAAGTTCGACATTACAACTTGTTTGTCACGAGGATACGTTCACTGACTGATGAGCATAAACTGAGTTCAACGGCTACGAGTTCAAGCTTGCGTGGAGgatataagcttaaaaacaCCGTTACTTCGCTTATTCCTTTCATCCAAGCACGAACTCTTCACGCCTCTAGGTGGTTACATGGACATTTGCTGGAGATGTTGGAAGATctacagaagaaaaagaaagtgaaatcCAAGCAAGATCAGCTCGCGAGTTCTTTCAACATTGTGCGACAAATACAGATGGAAACAGACCCCGATGAGTTGCTTGAGATATACAACGCCTTGAAGAACGAGACAAACGTCGATCATGAGAACTTAGCTGTTCTATCAGCTCAAGTGGCGCTGTTTAATCGGTTCGCATATTTAGCAGCGCGCCAAGACGGATACAGGCTCACCAGTGATGACCGTGTCGTGGCTGCCACAGGACACTTAGCCAATATTATCAGATGGAAGAGTAAACTGTGTGAGCCCACTCATTTGGCAACTACTGTCCACGGTATTGCAACTCTTGGAGTCAATgatatttcatattttattcaCTTTGAAAGAGAAATCAAGAGTCGTGATCCCACTTTGTTCACAAATGCTGACCTCGCAATGATTCTCTGGGCTTATGGTAAAGCACAGTTCCGTGCAAAGCACCTATACAAAATTATTAGGAATGAAATAATGGCGAGGGATTTGTCGACTTTTAAGGTCAAGGAAATCTGCCAATTTTTGTGGTCTTATGCACGGACACTGGAAAAAGGTGCCAAGCTTTTTGCAGTCTTGAGGGAAGAAATATTGAGACGTGATTTGACAGAATTTGAAGAAAGGTCACTAACTATCATCCTCTGGTCATTTTCAGAAGTTGGATTGAATGTGAAACCTCTTTTCAGGTGTATTAAGCAAGAGATTTTGCAGCGAGGGCTGGCATGCTTCACTAATCAACAACTTGCACAAATTGCCAGTTCATATGCTCAGCAAAATATACGATCTCCTGATCTGTTCCAAGAAATTTCTGCCGAGATCATTGAGCGTGGTGATCTGGACTTTGCACCGGTAGGGGTAGTCATGATTGCAAATAGTTTTGCCAAGACTAAAAATTACATCCGGGATCTCTTCAAACTCATTGAAAATCATCTTATTACACAGGATTTGTCAGTCTATGAACCTTTGCAACTCGTAAGGTTCCTCTGGGCATTTACCAATGCTTCTCTTATGACTGAGCCACTGTTTCTCAAGTTAACAAAGGAAATTCTTCTGACTGACTTTTCGAGCTTTAATGACTTGGCTTTGGAGGAGCTGGTGAAGTCACTGGAAGGCAGTCTTCTCAGAGCACCTGAACTTGTGGCTGCAACAGAAGCAGAACTTGTTAGGAGATCAGAGGCACCCGTATAA